Proteins encoded together in one Heterodontus francisci isolate sHetFra1 chromosome 20, sHetFra1.hap1, whole genome shotgun sequence window:
- the abraxas2 gene encoding BRISC complex subunit Abraxas 2 isoform X2, whose amino-acid sequence MSLVTSSLGRVNEASLDRILKGRRKNVIGWYRFRRNTQQQMSYREHIIHKQLTNILGVPDLVFLLFSFISTANNSTHALEYVLFRSNRRYDQRVSLTIPNLGNTSQQEYKSSSVPNTSWNYDKVVTEHGAEFFDKDGVIKDIRAIYQVYNALQEKLQNVCGEVEKSERTVESYLLEVDKLKKQIARRKREITEEKKLQEAALNRGLAEENSAHMPILRICPGQAMEVHMQESLDSSIALMPNSDLSDITARGNLQVMSSVYVPRLQGVGSAGKASTSTSAPNYYGIRMGSPQSQNAHGDGVNKEEDNYESLHEPSETSDSEYTALGDMCPNSHPDEDTNGPQTSRI is encoded by the exons AATGTTATTGGCTGGTACAGATTTAGAAGAAATACACAGCAGCAGATGTCCTACAGAGAACATATTATCCATAAGCAGCTGACAAACATCCTTGGAGTGCCTGATCTAGTCTTCCTTCTATTTAGCTTCATCTCCACAGCAAACAACTCAACACATGCATTGGAGTATGTGCTCTTTAGATCCAATCGCCG GTATGATCAGAGAGTTTCACTCACTATTCCTAATTTGGGAAATACTAGTCAACAAGAGTACAAGAGTTCCTCGGTGCCAAACACATCGTGGAATTATGACAAGGTGGTAACAGAACATGG GGCTGAGTTCTTTGACAAAGATGGAGTGATTAAAGATATCAGAGCCATTTATCAGGTGTACAATGCGCTTCAGGAAAAACTGCAA AATGTTTGCGGAGAAGTGGAAAAAAGTGAACGAACAGTTGAAAGCTATCTGCTCGAAGTGGATAAACTGAAAAAACAAATAGCACGCAGGAAAAGAGAGATTAcagaggaaaaga AGCTTCAAGAAGCTGCACTGAATAGAGGATTGGCTGAAGAAAATTCAGCACATATGCCTATTCTGCGGATTTGTCCTGGACAGGCAATGGAAGTACATATGCAAGAAAGCTTGGACTCCTCTATTGCTCTGATGCCTAATTCTGATCTATCTGATATTACTGCTAGGGGCAATTTGCAGGTGATGAGTAGTGTTTATGTGCCTCGGTTACAGGGTGTGGGTTCTGCTGGTAAAGCTTCAACAAGCACAAGTGCTCCCAACTACTATGGAATCAGAATGGGGAGTCCCCAATCTCAAAATGCACATGGAGACGGTGTTAATAAAGAAGAGGACAATTATGAAAGCTTACATGAACCTTCAgaaacatctgacagtgaatacacTGCATTGGGTGACATGTGTCCGAATTCACATCCAGATGAAGATACAAATGGCCCTCAAACGTCACGAATATAA